TCTTATCATAATAAATTAATTGTTGATTCCCATAAGCTATTAAAGTATTTAGACGAAAGAGGGGATGACCCCATCGTCAAGCTAAAAATGGTGCTGCTCACCTGGGCCCCCGATGGCCAGATGAACTTATTAAAGCAACGCTCTGCAAAGCTCGCACAACTCGTGCAGGCATCGGGGGGGATGTGAAGTTAAGGAGTTTTATGGTGACCCTTATGCCGAAGTTTTATCAAGCGCGGTTGCAGTACGCAATAAAAGCGCCGCAGTCACTTCAGGTGCGCCTTTATCGGCGGTTGCAAAAATGTTGCCGATTACACGGCCGGCTTCTCCTTGGAAAAAAGGTGCATTATTATTTAGAACGCCGGATGGTAAGCTGTGGCCTTATCAGCCAGGCTCTAGCCATCAGGTGAGTTGGATTGATATTATTTATGCTCGCTCAGGTTCAGGTAAGTCAGTATTATTAAATAGCTTGAATTTAGGTTTGTGTTTATCGCCGGGTTTATCTCAATTGCCACGGATTGCGATTATTGATATTGGACCATCAAGTAAGGGGTTTATTTCTTTATTAAAAGAAGGGTTAAGTTCAGAAGAAAAAAATACGGTGATTTATCATCGTTTAAAACTTGAGGAAGGCCATGCGATTAATCCCTTTGATACTCAGCTTGGCGCGCGTTTTCCAACAAAGTTGCATCGTTCTTTTTTAATTAATTTATTAAGCTTACTGTATGTTGAACGGGCTCAGGATAATGTTCCTGATGGGATGTCAGGTATGTTGAGTTTGCTTGTCGATGAGCTTTATCGGCAATTTAGCGATCAGGGGCAACCTAAACCTTATATTCCGCAGATGGATCAATATTTAGAGAAACAAATTGACAAAACTAATATAGAGATAAAACCAGCAATGAGTTGGTGGCAGCTGACAGATGCACTCTTTGAACAAGGTCACCATGATTTAGCTTGGCGTGCTCAAAAGTACGCAATGCCAACACTTGCAGATACGATTTCGACGGCACATTACCATGGTATTAAAGATATTTATGCTAAAGTCTCGTTACCGGGTAGCCAAGAAGATTTTGTTTCCGCATTTTGCCGGACAATGTCAGCGGTGATTCGAAATTTTCCGACATTAACTGCACCCACTCAGCTTAATTTAGAAAAAGCACGTATTATTGCTTTAGACCTAGAAGAAGTCGCGCGCTCAGGTTCTGCAGCAGCGGAGAAGCAAACGGCAGTGATGTACATGCTTTCCCGTCACGCTATGGCGCAGCATTACTTTTTACGCCATGATGATTTACGCACATTTCCAAAAGCGTACCATCGTTATCATGAAGAGCGGGTACGAGAAATTTTAGAAGAGCCTAAACGCATTGTCTATGATGAATTTCACCGTACGGCTAATAGCCCTTCTGTGCGAGATCAAATTATTCAAGATATGCGTGAAGGGAGAAAGTGGAAAATTCAAATTTCACTGGCGTCTCAAGCGCTACAAGATTTTGATAAGTTAATGGTTGATTTTGCGACGGGTGTCTTTATTTTAGACTCAGGCTCTACGCAAAGCATAGAAGAAACATGTAAAACCTNNNNNNNNNNNNNNNNNNNNNNNNNNNNNNNNNNNNNNNNNNNNNNNNNNNNNNNNNNNNNNNNNNNNNNNNNNNNNNNNNNNNNNNNNNNNNNNNNNNNNNNNNNNNNNNNNNNNNNNNNNNNNNNNNNNNNNNNNNNNNNNNNNNNNNNNNNNNNNNNNNNNNNNNNNNNNNNNNNNNNNNNNNNNNNNNNNNNNNNNNNNNNNNNNNNNNNNNNNNNNNNNNNNNNNNNNNNNNNNNNNNNNNNNNNNNNNNNNNNNNNNNNNNNNNNNNNNNNNNNNNNNNNNNNNNNNNNNNNNNNNNNNNNNNNNNNNNNNNNNNNNNNNNNNNNNNNNNNNNNNNNNNNNNNNNNNNNNNNNNNNNNNNNNNNNNNNNNNNNNNNNNNNNNNNNNNNNNNNNNNNNNNNNNNNNNNNNNNNNNNNNNNNNNNNNNNNNNNNNNNNNNNNNNNNNNNNNNNNNNNNNNNNNNNNNNNNNNNNNNNNNNNNNNNNNNNNNNNNNNNNNNNNNNNNNNNNNNNNNNNNNNNNNNNNNNNNNNNNNNNNNNNNNNNNNNNNNNNNNNNNNNNNNNNNNNNNNNNNNNNNNNNNNNNNNNNNNNNNNNNNNNNNNNNNNNNNNNNNNNNNCTTATTTAAATCTATCTTATGCGCAAAAGCCGGCCCCATTGATAGCTGCTCTAGAGCAAAGCTTAAGTCAAATTGAAGCCAACCAAGAAAGTATGATTCATAATCAATTAAAAACAAACATGACAGTTTCTGCCAATGTGAATGGACCTAGCTTGGACTACTTACAAAATCAAGCAAACTATAGTGAGAATTATAACTCCCTTGCTAACTCGCTAACAGGCATTATGAGCGATAGTAGCAATGCAATAGGTACTGATGTTTTAGCTGAAACGAATAATAGCAAAACAAGCCAGAACTCATTTTTAAACCCTTACATTAAACAGCTGCCCAATAATAATTATTTAACAAATTTAATCCAAGGAAAGCCGTTCCAGGGCAACTTAGAGCCGATACTTATTACTAAAATTGCTGAAAGCCCTCAAAACAATATGGCAGATCTTAAATATAGCTTGCCTAATGAACAAGCGCTGAGTCTACAATCAGCTGTTATTGCTTCTGAAGTTGTTTCAAAGATGAATAGTAATGAGAAAATAAATCAAAAGTTGTTTGATGAAGTGAAAGCTCAGCTAAATTCAAGTTGGTTTAAAAGTGTAAAGTCTGCATCACGTGACCAGATATTAAGAGATATTTCTTTACAGCTTTCAGTGAGTAACTTGCTGAATTATCAAAAATTACAGGCTGAGAATTTAAACGCTTTGCTTAAAACAGCAGAATTAATGGATAACAATGCACTCATGAGTAAGATCGATAATTTGCAAAATACTTTAACGAGAAGCTTAGCAAGTGGAGATGGTTCTAGTGAAACTAGTTTGTATACTCAGGTTAAGAATATCAATAGTCAGCTGAGTGATATAAATAATAATTTGATCAGCTTGAAAAAAAGAAGCTAAGTTGGGTTGGTTAAACATTGATTAATAGCAATCATAATATAAATTATAATAACAAAGAAGGAAAATAGTATGTCGTTTATTATTCCTGGGCCGGTTGATGATCAGTCAGTGAGTGTTTTACAGCAAATCTTTGGTGAAATTATTCCATGGTTAGCGGGTCAGAATACAACGGGGACAGATACAACGATTATTCATAGTATTATTGCTTCTTTTAATACTGGATTATTATCACTATTATTAGTGATTTATGCTGTTATTATTTTCGTTGGCACTTTAAATACAGCCCATCAGGGTGAATTTTTAGGCAGAAACTGGTCTTCTATGTGGATGCCGTTACGAGCTATTTTTGGGCCATTATGTGTTGTACCGATTAAATATGGCTTTTGTTTGGCACAAATTGTTTTGCTGTATGGTGTCCTTGTCGGTGTTAACCTTGCTGATAAGGTATGGAAAAGTGTTGAAATACAAGTGGATAATCTTTCGATTCCAACAGTGCCTGTAAGTTTGCTCAATGATGTGAAGCAAAGTGTTGCTAATGCTGTACTTTATAAGTCCGTTCTAAAGGTTGCACCTAAAGCGAGTGATAAGAACCCTGATGATAAAAAAATAACGCTTGATGATGATGGTGTTATTTGTCAAGATGGCAAAAGTTCAGTCAAAGGGAATATGTTTTATACTGTTTCTTTGCCTGATAATAAAAAAACTCAAGCCTTATGTGTAAACTCCCAGTCAACGATTCCATCAAGCTTATTGCCTAAATTAAGTGGCTATGCCAGGAAAATATGTACAGGAAATAATGGCACGCTCAGTGAGTTTGCAACAGCAATGGATTGGTTTTATGGTGATCCTTATCATAGTAGCAAAATAAGTTTTGACCACCCTGGGACTCCGGAAATCACAGCGAGTTCATTAACTCAAATGTGTATTAATGCAATACAGTCCTTATTATCAGGAACTTCTAGTAGCACTTCTAAAGAGTATGATTATAACTTTAATGTCGTCAGTCAATGGTATGATGGTAGCCATAATTATCATGAGCATACTTCGAGACAAACTATCGTTTTTAAATCAAGCTTAGGTGACAGTAGTTATCATGGGGGGCAATCGAGTTCTGGGGATGAAGTGTTTGTTCCGGCTCAAGGTCACATTGCGTTTAATTTTGAGAATATGGATTATACAAATAGCGCCACTAAGAAAAATTCAGGGAAATACGATTATAGTCAGGCTGCAGACCAAGCGACTACACAAATTATTGATGATTTGTATAATGCAAGCAATGATACGGATAAAGATGTTAATCAAGCCAATAAGGTGATGGCTAATTATTTAAAAAAATTGAATAATCACCTGCTGGGTGATACTAAAAACTCAAGTACGCCGACCGATGTGTCGAAAATCATCGACGCTAATAATAATAGTGGAGACACGGGTTACGATACATGTAAAGTGTATTTAGATAATAGTAATGAGCTTAATTTTCGTTACCTCGAGTGCTTGCAACTAGAGTCTACCGGTGATTCTACCGGTGATCTTGTTGAAGGTGAAAAACCATTTGCAAGCTATATTAACAGTTGGTGGATGGGAGGTGAAAGTTATTTATCCATTGATTCAATTATGAATAGTAACCTTCAGGCGATGCAGAAAAGGCTTGATCAAGCCATTTCTTATCCAGGAATGAGTATTATTTCGACGATAAAATATGATATTCCAATTAACGTTAATTTTTATCCATTGGGTAATGGTCAAATACCCGGCAATGCAGATAAGTTGCAGCAGACAGCATTTAGTGATAGCTATGGCGTTGAATCAACAACCTATGGCATTCCTGATGGTTTGAATCTAATTTCTAGCAGTTGGTTGGATGAAATTGATAATACGGTTCCACCGCTGATTTCTAAACAAGGATGTAGCGCAGATCACTATGCTGAAAATACTCTTTGTGGTACAGAGCGAGCTGTTGATGAGTTGCGCAGTAATTTACTGAGTCTTCCAGACGAAATGCATGCGCCTTTTATTTATTTATTTGAGCTTTACACCCATAATGGAGATGGCGGGAGCTTAGTGCCTGCAACTGATGATTCAAGCGACTTTAATTCATCTGATTATAATAATGTCTATTTCTTAAACCGTGTTTTCAAATTTTTACAAAACAATGGAATTTATCAGCCAACGACAACAACTTCGGTTCCCGTCTATGGCGTCATTGATAAAATATTTAGTAATTTAGGAGGAAATGGTCTATCTTCGGATATTACCTCTATAATGAATGAACTCTATGAGTTAGGTACTCCGGCTTCAGCGAACAATAGCAAAGTTTTCAGTAAAATTATGCAAGCACAACAAGTGGGTGCCGATGTGATCTCTGCTGTCATTGATAGTTTTGCCAATATCTATCAAAACTACAAAAAGAAATTTGATAATATTCAGGATACGGCGCATAGCATGGTGTCTGATTGGGCGGTGGGTGCTGGTTTTGCTGGGGGCATAGGTGCATTATTTGGTGCCAGTGGTGCTGGGGCGGCAGTTGCTATTGCAGGTCAAACTGCTGTACAGCTGTATATGGCAGCACAAATGGGGAATATTGCCTTATCTTTGGCTTGGTTTCCGGTAGCGATGATTGTGTTAGGTTCATTGTTTACCGCAGCCATTGCCTTTGTGGTGATGATGCCGCTTATCCCCTATATCTTGTTTTGGGCAGGCACGATCGTTTGGTTGCTTAGCATTTTAGAAGGGTTAGTTGCGGTGCCTTTGGTCGCATTAGCTTTAGTTTATCCAGAAGGCCATGAGATTTTAGGACATGGATCTCCGGCAGTCAAAATTGCCTTAAATATTATGTTTAGACCAGTATTGATGGTGATTGGCATTATTTCAGCGATTGCTTTAACCTATGTTTTAATTACTTATTCTGCACAAGGGTTTCACCTTGTTGCCCCCTTAATACTCAATAACTTTACTTCAGACAATTTAGACATGGTGCGTGGTATTGTTTCATGTTTTCTTGTTTTTGTTTATGCGTCTTTTATGATGATGGCTTTTAATAAGTGCTTTTCAGTAATTTATTTAATCCCCGATAAGGTTTTTGAATGGATTGGTGCAGCATCAGGTCATCGCGCAGGTCTTGAAGAAGTTCAACAGTTACAAGGTAAAACAGAAAGCACGGCGAGCCAAACTGGTCAAGCAATGGGCAGTGGCGTTGAGAAAGGTGTTCAAGCGAACCAGCAAGAAACACAATCAACGGTCAGCGCGGATTCACAACATATTCAAGTCGCTGAAAAGTCGGGTGAAGCTGGCGGTAATGAAGCTCGTTCTGCTGCTGAAGCATTGATGTAATTTTGTTTTAATTGATTAAAGAGAGGAGAATATAATATGCCTATAAGAGATGAATATGAATACCAGATTGAGGCAGCAGTCCCCAGTAGTAGACGCCAGAATTTGCATGATGACCTTGAGAAACTAAAGCGAGATGCCGAAAAATTTAAAGAGTCTGGTTTGGATGCTAACTCTGAAGATGGCCAGAAATTTATGGAAAATTTTAAAGACATGAAAAAAAGGTTAGGATTAGAGAGAGATGTGCCTCTTGGCCGAGGATTTTTAGGTACCATTATTTCACTTTTTAAAAGATCAGAGCAGGATAAAGATCGTGAAATCGCTAATGAACTTGAAAAAGTAATGAATGAGTCGGTAGGGGAATATCACCTTCCAGACTCACTTATGAAAAACGCTGATCGCTATCAGAAGCCATCTTTAGATAGAGGCATGGAACTTGACTAAATATATAATAAAGGCAATTGGAAGAGGTATTAAGAATGGCGCAGCCAAATTTAGCAGCAATTAAATTAAAACTTAACAATATAAAAGCTCAAAACCAGCATCAAGATTTTAAAATAAAAGACTTTCTAAGTAGAGCAAATGGCTTTGAATTCAAGCCTAATATGTTGAAGAAAGACTGGAGAAACTTTGATGCTTTAATCAACAGGAATCAGGCTTGGGATGACGCGTATATATCGAAAATAGCACAATTAATTGATGGTATTGCAAATTTAAAAATTACCCCAAAATCGGTTCGTACCGTAAAAGCAAAGACGCTTGACCAGGTATTAGCCAGTAGAACTGATCTTGATCCTAATAGAGAAGATGAGCTTTTTAAAGGTTTTATTCAAGCAGGGAAAAGTCAAGCAGCTGCAAATGCATTAGCTGCTAAAGTTAATTATAATCGTGAAGATATAGGAGTTAGCAATGTCAAAATATCATATGACGAAGGGCAGAAGTCGTCTTATGTGGTGGCAAATGTGAATGGTAGAAAAACTCAGTGTACTCTCAACGAACAAAGCATAAGCTTTAATCCAAACAGTTCTGACGCTAGGCGCCTTGCTGCTCAATTAGCTGTACAATCAGGCGCAACAGGAATTAAGGTTTTACCTGGAGCGGAGTTTTCTTTGCAAGAAAAAAAATGAACGCTATGAACTTATGTTTAACGCTTTAGTGGCGGCAGGCGCAAAACTTGAGGATATTGAACCTGTAGGGGTAACGGGCAGAGAGCGGTTAGCAATGAAAAGCTTTCATAATACATTGGTAGAGCGTGCAATGAAAAGTACGAATGTATCGAACCCTTTTCAGTATCGGCATGACATAAGAGTCGTTAACCGAGTAACTCCAGTTAGTGCACTGTATGACGATGATTGTATGTTATAAATTGGGCTATCTAACTAGATTTTTTATGATTTACTTTTTAAAGGTTTTTAATTTTGGCTGAATCTGCATTAACACAAGTTAAACTGAGAAATGATTTTTACCGGGATAACTTTCGTCGAGTTTCCTTAGTATTATTGATTTCAGTACTGATTAATTTTCTACTTTTAGTTGCTTTTGTGGTGTCACTGAGTTTGCGGCCGGAGCCAAAATATTTTGCGACAACCTCAAATGGACAGCTTATTCGTTTACACTCATTGGCG
This genomic stretch from Piscirickettsia litoralis harbors:
- a CDS encoding DotA/TraY family protein; amino-acid sequence: MSFIIPGPVDDQSVSVLQQIFGEIIPWLAGQNTTGTDTTIIHSIIASFNTGLLSLLLVIYAVIIFVGTLNTAHQGEFLGRNWSSMWMPLRAIFGPLCVVPIKYGFCLAQIVLLYGVLVGVNLADKVWKSVEIQVDNLSIPTVPVSLLNDVKQSVANAVLYKSVLKVAPKASDKNPDDKKITLDDDGVICQDGKSSVKGNMFYTVSLPDNKKTQALCVNSQSTIPSSLLPKLSGYARKICTGNNGTLSEFATAMDWFYGDPYHSSKISFDHPGTPEITASSLTQMCINAIQSLLSGTSSSTSKEYDYNFNVVSQWYDGSHNYHEHTSRQTIVFKSSLGDSSYHGGQSSSGDEVFVPAQGHIAFNFENMDYTNSATKKNSGKYDYSQAADQATTQIIDDLYNASNDTDKDVNQANKVMANYLKKLNNHLLGDTKNSSTPTDVSKIIDANNNSGDTGYDTCKVYLDNSNELNFRYLECLQLESTGDSTGDLVEGEKPFASYINSWWMGGESYLSIDSIMNSNLQAMQKRLDQAISYPGMSIISTIKYDIPINVNFYPLGNGQIPGNADKLQQTAFSDSYGVESTTYGIPDGLNLISSSWLDEIDNTVPPLISKQGCSADHYAENTLCGTERAVDELRSNLLSLPDEMHAPFIYLFELYTHNGDGGSLVPATDDSSDFNSSDYNNVYFLNRVFKFLQNNGIYQPTTTTSVPVYGVIDKIFSNLGGNGLSSDITSIMNELYELGTPASANNSKVFSKIMQAQQVGADVISAVIDSFANIYQNYKKKFDNIQDTAHSMVSDWAVGAGFAGGIGALFGASGAGAAVAIAGQTAVQLYMAAQMGNIALSLAWFPVAMIVLGSLFTAAIAFVVMMPLIPYILFWAGTIVWLLSILEGLVAVPLVALALVYPEGHEILGHGSPAVKIALNIMFRPVLMVIGIISAIALTYVLITYSAQGFHLVAPLILNNFTSDNLDMVRGIVSCFLVFVYASFMMMAFNKCFSVIYLIPDKVFEWIGAASGHRAGLEEVQQLQGKTESTASQTGQAMGSGVEKGVQANQQETQSTVSADSQHIQVAEKSGEAGGNEARSAAEALM